Proteins from a genomic interval of Mycobacterium conspicuum:
- a CDS encoding haloacid dehalogenase type II, with translation MSAPRPSVLVFDVNETLIDIDSIATLFGELFGDQRVLREWFGQLVMYSMAATLSERYVDFFTLGQGVLRMLADTYRVDITDDDVLALKAAMLAMPPHPDTVAGLTRLRDAGFRLVTLTNSPPNPEGPSPLENAGLAGLFERTLSVDPCRAFKPAPAVYRYACQELRVTPGECMMVAAHVWDLLGAQNVGFSTALITSWGNPPLPVDGLPRPDLVVADLHQLVERLT, from the coding sequence ATGTCCGCCCCCAGACCATCGGTGCTGGTCTTCGACGTGAACGAGACCCTGATCGACATCGATTCCATTGCAACGCTTTTCGGCGAGCTGTTCGGCGATCAGCGGGTACTGCGCGAATGGTTCGGCCAGCTCGTCATGTACTCGATGGCCGCCACCCTGTCGGAGCGTTATGTGGACTTCTTCACCCTCGGCCAGGGCGTGTTGCGCATGCTGGCCGACACCTATCGGGTCGACATCACCGACGACGACGTGCTTGCTCTGAAGGCCGCGATGCTCGCGATGCCGCCGCACCCCGACACCGTGGCCGGGTTAACCCGGCTGCGCGACGCTGGTTTTCGCTTGGTTACTCTGACGAATTCGCCACCCAATCCGGAGGGGCCGTCGCCGCTCGAAAACGCCGGACTAGCAGGACTTTTCGAGCGCACGCTGAGCGTCGATCCCTGCCGCGCCTTCAAGCCGGCACCGGCGGTCTATCGCTACGCGTGCCAAGAACTCAGGGTAACCCCCGGCGAGTGCATGATGGTCGCGGCGCACGTGTGGGACCTCCTCGGCGCCCAAAACGTCGGCTTCAGCACCGCTCTTATCACGAGCTGGGGCAACCCGCCACTGCCGGTCGATGGCCTGCCGCGGCCAGACCTGGTGGTGGCCGACCTGCACCAGCTCGTCGAGCGACTAACGTGA
- a CDS encoding cupin domain-containing protein, with protein sequence MATPDGFHPDFDSKTTDVTRNRVHHVKASDVTSDTAQSEGMRRFAALSGRSVGTEKLWMGETHVSPGAASANHHHGEAETAIYVRSGNPDFVFHDGVQEVRISTQPGDYIFVPPYLPHREENPDPDTPAEVVIARSTQEAIVVNIPALYPL encoded by the coding sequence ATGGCAACTCCGGACGGATTTCACCCCGATTTCGATTCGAAGACAACGGATGTCACCCGCAACAGGGTGCACCACGTCAAGGCTTCGGACGTCACTTCCGACACCGCCCAGTCGGAGGGGATGCGGCGCTTCGCCGCGTTGAGTGGACGATCGGTGGGTACCGAGAAGCTATGGATGGGCGAGACGCACGTGTCCCCGGGAGCCGCGTCGGCCAACCATCATCACGGCGAAGCCGAGACGGCAATCTATGTGCGAAGTGGTAACCCGGACTTCGTCTTTCACGACGGCGTCCAGGAGGTGCGCATCTCAACGCAGCCCGGCGACTACATCTTTGTCCCGCCCTACCTGCCGCACCGTGAAGAAAACCCCGATCCGGACACGCCGGCGGAGGTCGTGATCGCGCGCAGCACCCAAGAGGCCATCGTCGTCAATATTCCGGCCCTCTATCCGCTGTGA
- a CDS encoding VOC family protein, whose protein sequence is MAIAVERFDHVVVNCRDVDATAAWYQRVLGMKRETFGPSNRTALCFGTQKINLRPVGAQADDPDWVTGSVEAAGSEDMCFITRCSAEEVRAHLAACGVDIISGPVTKTGALGPMTSHYCRDIDGNLIEIAVY, encoded by the coding sequence ATGGCAATTGCCGTCGAGCGGTTCGACCACGTCGTCGTGAACTGCCGTGACGTCGACGCCACCGCCGCCTGGTACCAGCGGGTGCTGGGCATGAAGCGAGAGACATTCGGGCCGTCGAACAGGACCGCGCTGTGCTTCGGAACTCAGAAGATCAATCTGCGGCCGGTTGGCGCGCAGGCCGACGATCCGGATTGGGTCACCGGGTCCGTCGAAGCGGCCGGCTCCGAAGACATGTGCTTCATCACGCGGTGCAGCGCCGAGGAGGTGCGCGCCCACCTGGCCGCCTGCGGGGTTGACATCATCTCGGGACCGGTCACCAAGACCGGCGCATTGGGCCCGATGACGTCACACTATTGCCGCGACATCGACGGGAATCTCATCGAGATCGCCGTCTACTGA
- a CDS encoding Rv0792c family HTH-type transcriptional regulator encodes MDHRSLDLKGADLRVRRGSVPASTQLAEALKAEIVRQRLPRGGRLPSERELIDRTGLSRVTVRAAVGMLERQGWLIRRQGLGTFVANPVRQELGSGVRTITEVLANSGITPQVDVLSHHVSEAPQRIAEILGLSKVLVINRRFRDGDQPLALLTAYFPPELSKAAEPLTSKSPTYVKESTYTMWEKRLGVRIAKATHEIHAAGASLEVAAALDLPMGSPVLVLERTSYSDDDKALEVVEFHYRPERYRFSVTLPRRVPEPGAGIIERSD; translated from the coding sequence ATGGATCATCGGTCGCTGGACCTCAAGGGTGCTGATCTGCGCGTGAGGCGCGGCAGTGTGCCTGCGAGCACGCAACTCGCCGAGGCCCTGAAGGCAGAGATCGTCAGGCAGCGTCTGCCGCGCGGGGGCCGTCTGCCCAGCGAGCGTGAGCTGATCGATCGCACCGGCTTGAGCCGGGTGACCGTGCGGGCGGCGGTGGGGATGCTTGAACGCCAGGGTTGGCTGATTCGCCGTCAAGGTCTGGGCACGTTCGTCGCCAATCCGGTGCGACAGGAACTGGGCTCCGGTGTGCGCACTATCACTGAAGTATTGGCGAACTCCGGCATCACCCCGCAAGTGGATGTGCTATCCCATCACGTGAGTGAGGCGCCACAGCGGATAGCCGAAATACTGGGCTTGTCAAAAGTTCTCGTGATAAACCGACGTTTTCGCGACGGGGATCAGCCCCTGGCCCTACTCACGGCCTACTTTCCGCCGGAGCTGAGCAAGGCTGCGGAGCCGCTGACATCGAAATCGCCTACCTACGTTAAGGAAAGCACCTACACGATGTGGGAGAAGCGACTTGGCGTTCGCATTGCAAAGGCAACCCACGAGATCCATGCGGCCGGCGCATCCCTGGAAGTCGCCGCGGCCCTCGATCTGCCAATGGGTTCACCGGTATTGGTGCTCGAGCGCACGAGCTATTCGGACGACGATAAGGCTCTCGAGGTGGTGGAATTCCACTATCGCCCGGAGCGGTATCGGTTTTCGGTCACCTTGCCCAGGCGGGTGCCTGAACCCGGTGCGGGAATTATCGAGAGATCCGACTAA
- a CDS encoding YbjN domain-containing protein, with amino-acid sequence MNTSCATLIERYMSTCGLRFFRGQHDGEYFFVVNANQRLHVHLEVSPSFSDVVTIRVTPATFYPVANRPWLTRFADTWNQQNRSVTAIVHGSSDPQRVGVAARGSQWIREGMSLEDFAAFVDRTLTAAIDFFAEVTPIIELPCRSQVEQPLLRNAS; translated from the coding sequence ATGAACACGTCCTGCGCGACCCTCATCGAACGCTACATGTCCACCTGCGGGCTGCGGTTCTTCCGAGGCCAGCACGACGGCGAGTACTTCTTCGTGGTCAACGCTAATCAGCGGCTGCACGTCCACCTCGAGGTCTCCCCGTCCTTCAGCGACGTGGTGACCATTCGGGTCACTCCGGCGACCTTCTACCCCGTGGCGAACCGGCCCTGGCTGACGCGCTTCGCCGACACGTGGAATCAGCAGAACCGCAGTGTCACCGCGATCGTGCACGGGTCCTCCGACCCCCAGCGCGTCGGGGTTGCGGCCCGCGGATCACAGTGGATCCGCGAGGGCATGTCTCTCGAGGACTTCGCCGCCTTCGTCGACCGCACCCTCACAGCCGCAATCGATTTCTTCGCTGAAGTGACGCCGATTATCGAGCTGCCCTGCCGGTCGCAGGTCGAGCAGCCGTTGCTGCGGAACGCCAGTTGA
- the purQ gene encoding phosphoribosylformylglycinamidine synthase subunit PurQ, translated as MTSRIGVITFPGTLDDVDAARAARRVGAEAVSLWHADADLKGVDAVIVPGGFSYGDYLRAGAIARFAPVMSEVVAAAGRGMPVLGICNGFQVLCETRLLPGALTRNVGLHFVCRDVWLRVASNTTAWTSRFEPDADLLVPLKSGEGRYVASTEVLDELEGEGRVVFRYHDNPNGSLRDIAGVSSANGRVVGLMPHPEHATEALTGPSDDGLGLFYSALDAVLAA; from the coding sequence GTGACCTCGCGGATCGGCGTTATCACCTTCCCCGGAACACTCGACGACGTGGACGCGGCCCGGGCGGCGCGTCGGGTGGGCGCGGAGGCCGTCAGCCTGTGGCACGCCGATGCCGACCTGAAGGGCGTCGACGCCGTGATCGTCCCCGGCGGATTTTCCTACGGCGACTACCTGCGGGCCGGCGCGATCGCCAGGTTCGCGCCGGTGATGTCCGAGGTGGTCGCGGCCGCGGGCCGCGGCATGCCGGTGTTGGGTATTTGCAACGGTTTTCAGGTGCTGTGCGAGACCCGGCTGTTGCCCGGCGCGCTGACCCGAAACGTGGGCTTGCACTTCGTCTGCCGTGACGTGTGGCTGCGGGTGGCATCCAACACGACGGCGTGGACATCACGGTTCGAGCCCGACGCCGATCTGCTGGTACCGCTGAAGTCTGGCGAGGGCCGCTACGTGGCCTCCACGGAGGTGCTCGACGAGCTAGAGGGCGAGGGCCGGGTGGTGTTCCGCTACCACGACAACCCCAATGGCTCGCTGCGTGACATCGCCGGGGTCAGCTCCGCCAACGGCCGCGTCGTCGGGCTGATGCCGCACCCTGAGCACGCCACCGAAGCGTTAACCGGGCCCTCCGACGACGGGCTGGGCCTGTTCTACTCCGCGCTCGACGCCGTTTTGGCTGCCTGA
- the purS gene encoding phosphoribosylformylglycinamidine synthase subunit PurS: MARVVVHVMPKAEILDPQGQAIVGALGRLGHPGISDVRQGKRFELEVDDSIDDTALAEIAESLLANTVIEDWTISRESR; encoded by the coding sequence GTGGCGCGGGTGGTCGTGCACGTGATGCCCAAAGCGGAGATTCTCGATCCGCAGGGCCAGGCGATTGTCGGTGCGTTGGGGCGGCTCGGACACCCTGGAATCTCAGATGTCCGGCAGGGCAAGAGGTTTGAGCTTGAAGTCGACGACAGCATCGACGACACCGCGCTCGCCGAGATCGCGGAGTCGCTGCTGGCGAACACCGTGATCGAGGACTGGACGATCAGCAGGGAGTCACGGTGA
- a CDS encoding MBL fold metallo-hydrolase: protein MQLTHFGHSCLLAEFDDTRILFDPGTFAHGFEGITGLSAILVTHQHPDHVDPARLPALIEANPQAALYTDSQTAAQLDAPFQVVHVGDELSVGTLTIRALGGRHAVIHPEIPVIENLSYLLDDGDHRARLMHPGDALFVPDEPVDVLATPASAPWMRISEAVDYLRAVAPARAVPIHQGIIAPDARGIYYGRLTEMTSTDFQVLPEEGAVAF, encoded by the coding sequence ATGCAACTGACGCATTTCGGCCATTCCTGCCTACTGGCTGAGTTCGACGACACCCGCATTCTCTTCGACCCCGGCACCTTTGCTCACGGCTTCGAGGGCATCACCGGCTTGTCCGCCATTTTGGTCACGCACCAGCATCCCGATCATGTCGACCCCGCGCGTCTGCCGGCGCTCATCGAAGCCAATCCGCAGGCCGCCCTCTACACCGACTCGCAGACCGCGGCGCAACTGGACGCACCCTTCCAGGTGGTGCACGTCGGTGACGAGCTGTCAGTCGGCACGCTCACCATCCGGGCGCTCGGCGGGCGCCACGCCGTGATACACCCGGAAATCCCTGTGATAGAGAACCTTTCGTATCTGCTGGACGATGGTGATCATCGGGCCAGATTGATGCACCCCGGCGACGCGCTGTTCGTGCCCGACGAGCCGGTGGACGTGTTGGCCACCCCGGCATCGGCGCCGTGGATGCGAATCTCCGAGGCCGTCGACTATTTGCGGGCGGTCGCTCCGGCACGCGCGGTGCCCATCCATCAAGGCATCATCGCGCCCGACGCGCGTGGCATCTATTACGGCCGGCTCACCGAGATGACCAGCACCGATTTCCAGGTGCTGCCCGAAGAAGGCGCGGTCGCCTTCTAG
- a CDS encoding DUF2334 domain-containing protein has product MSGKLIVSVSGIGERTLADVDAFCAQMDARSVPVSLLVAPRLSGDYRLDRDPRTVEWLTDRRAGGDSIVLHGYDAAATKKRRGEFAMLRAHEANLRLTAADRVLEHLGLRTRLFAAPGWAVSPGVVKALPRNGFRLVADLHGVTDLVRNTTVRARVLGIGEGFMTEPWWCRMVVLSAERIARRGGVVRVAVAARQLRKPGPLQAMLDAVDLAALHGCTPTVYKWRPDRAVLDAA; this is encoded by the coding sequence GTGTCTGGAAAATTGATCGTCTCGGTCTCGGGGATTGGGGAGCGGACCCTGGCCGACGTCGATGCATTCTGTGCGCAAATGGATGCCCGCTCGGTGCCGGTGTCGCTGCTGGTGGCTCCTCGGCTCAGTGGCGATTACCGCCTCGACCGCGACCCGCGCACCGTGGAGTGGCTGACCGATCGGCGCGCGGGTGGGGACAGCATCGTCCTGCATGGCTACGACGCCGCGGCCACCAAGAAGCGGCGCGGTGAGTTCGCGATGCTGCGCGCGCACGAGGCAAACCTGCGGCTGACCGCCGCCGACCGGGTGCTCGAGCACCTCGGGTTGCGCACCCGGCTGTTCGCCGCTCCGGGCTGGGCGGTGTCGCCTGGTGTAGTCAAGGCATTGCCGCGCAACGGCTTTCGATTGGTGGCTGATCTGCACGGGGTAACCGACTTGGTCCGGAACACCACCGTGCGGGCCCGGGTGCTGGGCATCGGTGAAGGCTTTATGACTGAGCCGTGGTGGTGCCGGATGGTGGTGCTGTCCGCCGAGCGCATCGCCCGCCGCGGCGGCGTGGTGCGCGTCGCTGTAGCCGCCCGCCAACTGCGCAAGCCGGGGCCGTTGCAGGCGATGCTGGACGCCGTCGACCTGGCGGCGCTGCACGGTTGCACGCCGACGGTGTACAAGTGGCGGCCCGACAGGGCCGTCCTCGACGCCGCGTAG
- a CDS encoding DHA2 family efflux MFS transporter permease subunit has protein sequence MLSSTMEKARTTAADAPRPVAPIGQVGAPERVYPDKIDAHLLRISGVCILATVMLIIDVTVVSVAQRTFIAEFGSSQAIVAWTMTGYTLALATVIPLTGWAADRFGTKRLFMGTVVAFALSSVLCAVASTILQLIVFRVIQGVAGGMLLPLGFMIMTREAGPGRLGRLMSIMSIPMLLAPIAGPILGGWLIATSSWRWIFLINLPIGIVTAILAAIVFPRDHPARSETFDVLGGLLLSPGLATFLFAVSSIPRFGTVADRHVLIPAAIGLTLIAGFVMHAWHRDHPLIDLRLFQNRVITQANVTMLVFATAFFGAGLLVPSYFQQALHHTPMQAGVHMIPQGLGAMLTMRLTGPLVDKQGPGKIVLVGIALMTAGLGTFAFGVARQAHYVPTQLIGLAIMGLGMGCTMMPLSVASVQALAPHQIARGTTLMSVTHQVGGSMGTALMSMILTNQFNRSENISAARALATLQQNAAARGVPVNPAAIPRQTLSPDFAEHLLHDLSRAYTAVFVLAVALIALTVIPASFLPKKPASQTVGEP, from the coding sequence ATGCTTAGCTCCACTATGGAGAAGGCCCGTACCACGGCGGCCGACGCCCCGCGACCCGTCGCCCCTATCGGGCAGGTTGGCGCCCCGGAACGGGTTTATCCCGACAAAATCGACGCCCACCTTTTGCGCATCTCCGGCGTTTGCATCCTGGCCACGGTGATGTTGATCATCGACGTCACCGTTGTCAGCGTCGCCCAGCGCACGTTCATCGCCGAATTCGGCTCCAGCCAAGCCATCGTCGCGTGGACGATGACGGGCTACACGCTGGCCCTGGCGACCGTCATCCCACTCACCGGCTGGGCGGCCGACCGGTTCGGCACCAAACGGCTGTTCATGGGTACGGTTGTCGCGTTTGCGCTGAGCTCGGTGTTGTGCGCCGTGGCGTCAACCATATTGCAGCTCATCGTGTTTCGGGTTATTCAAGGTGTGGCCGGCGGAATGCTGTTGCCGCTGGGTTTCATGATCATGACCCGCGAGGCCGGACCCGGCCGGCTCGGGCGCCTCATGTCGATCATGAGCATTCCCATGCTGCTTGCCCCGATCGCCGGTCCGATCCTGGGCGGCTGGCTGATCGCCACCTCCAGCTGGCGATGGATATTTCTGATCAACCTGCCGATCGGGATCGTCACCGCGATCCTCGCGGCCATCGTGTTTCCACGGGATCACCCGGCCCGCTCGGAGACCTTCGACGTGCTTGGCGGCCTGCTGCTCTCCCCCGGGCTGGCCACGTTCCTGTTCGCCGTGTCGTCGATTCCGCGCTTCGGGACGGTGGCCGACCGCCACGTGTTGATACCGGCAGCCATCGGGTTGACGCTGATCGCTGGGTTCGTCATGCACGCGTGGCACCGCGATCACCCCCTCATCGATCTGCGGCTGTTCCAGAACCGGGTGATCACTCAGGCCAACGTGACGATGCTGGTTTTCGCCACGGCATTTTTCGGCGCCGGGCTGCTGGTGCCGAGCTACTTCCAGCAGGCACTGCACCACACGCCGATGCAGGCCGGGGTGCACATGATCCCCCAGGGGCTCGGAGCGATGCTGACCATGCGCCTGACCGGACCGCTGGTCGACAAACAGGGACCGGGCAAGATCGTGCTGGTCGGCATCGCGCTGATGACTGCCGGCCTGGGCACCTTCGCCTTCGGCGTGGCCAGGCAGGCGCACTACGTGCCCACGCAGTTGATCGGGCTGGCGATCATGGGTCTGGGTATGGGCTGCACCATGATGCCGCTCTCGGTCGCCTCCGTGCAGGCGCTGGCGCCGCACCAAATCGCGCGAGGCACGACGCTGATGAGCGTGACCCATCAGGTGGGCGGCTCGATGGGAACCGCGCTGATGTCGATGATCCTGACCAACCAGTTCAACCGAAGCGAAAACATCTCAGCGGCAAGGGCACTTGCAACGCTGCAACAAAACGCCGCCGCCAGAGGCGTGCCGGTCAACCCGGCGGCGATCCCGCGACAAACCCTGTCCCCCGACTTCGCCGAGCATCTGCTGCACGATCTTTCGCGCGCCTATACCGCCGTGTTCGTCTTGGCCGTCGCCTTGATCGCGCTCACCGTGATCCCGGCGTCTTTCCTGCCGAAGAAACCCGCCAGTCAGACCGTCGGCGAGCCGTAG